The following are from one region of the Actinopolyspora halophila DSM 43834 genome:
- a CDS encoding transposase produces MLFSATVMSSWRWSMPRRPEVFVRPVSTAEGQRLAPVQKTPAHAGDLHPYPGGQHLFAALDLATGKITYRIRDRKRWRESLTFLKQLRRRWPGQRLYLILDNYGPHKRPEVLNWTATTNIELVFTPTNASWLNWIESEFTALPYFALNGTDHRNHAEQDAPSTPTSAGTTNEHNPNTTSQSTHTSDNPITRSTPPDTRVCLMIGVSGGSVSRFQRPASGH; encoded by the coding sequence ATGCTGTTCTCCGCGACGGTGATGAGTTCGTGGAGGTGGTCGATGCCGCGTCGTCCGGAGGTGTTCGTGCGCCCGGTCAGCACGGCCGAAGGGCAACGCCTGGCGCCCGTTCAAAAAACCCCTGCGCATGCGGGCGACCTACACCCGTACCCAGGGGGGCAGCACCTGTTCGCCGCCCTCGACCTGGCCACCGGCAAAATCACCTACCGCATCCGCGACCGCAAACGCTGGCGCGAGTCCCTCACCTTCCTCAAGCAACTGCGCCGCCGCTGGCCCGGCCAACGGCTCTACCTGATCCTGGACAACTACGGACCGCACAAGCGCCCCGAAGTCCTGAACTGGACCGCAACCACCAACATCGAACTCGTGTTCACCCCGACCAACGCCTCCTGGCTGAACTGGATCGAGTCCGAATTCACCGCGCTACCCTACTTCGCCCTGAACGGAACCGACCACCGCAACCACGCCGAACAAGACGCCCCCTCGACGCCTACCTCCGCTGGCACAACCAACGAGCACAACCCAAACACCACTTCGCAATCAACTCACACATCCGACAACCCGATTACACGATCAACACCGCCTGACACGAGGGTCTGTCTGATGATCGGTGTTTCCGGCGGTTCGGTCAGTAGGTTTCAGCGGCCGGCCAGCGGTCACTGA
- a CDS encoding IS256 family transposase, with protein sequence MTSDAVSAQEQVETSGRRLSPEQAAAAAIVDQARQQGLELTGPDGLLKLFTKNVLEAELNEEMTEHLGHEPNRADAERDSGNIRNGTRTKTVLSDAVGEVEIAVPRDREGTFEPQIVTKRQRRLNSVDEIVLSLYAKGMTTGEISAHFADIYGASVSKVTISRITDKVVAEMDEWSHRPLDAVYCAIFIDAIHVKVRDGQVANRPVYAAIGVTIDGRKDVLGLWMGTGGEGAKFWMSVLIDLKNRGVRDVFFLICDGLKGLPEVVENVWPQTKVHTCIIHLIRNSFRLVSRKHSDALKRDLKLIYTAPNADAVAAALEKLDEKWGDKHAAMVRLWRNAWEEFTPFLDYDVNIRTMICSTNAIESLNARYRRAVRARGHFPTEQAALKCLYLVTRSLDPTGTGRTRWTMRWKPVVNAFAITFSDRWPAAETY encoded by the coding sequence ATGACCTCTGATGCTGTGAGTGCACAGGAGCAGGTGGAGACGTCGGGGCGACGGTTGTCGCCGGAGCAGGCCGCTGCGGCGGCGATAGTGGACCAGGCCAGGCAGCAGGGCCTGGAGCTGACCGGCCCGGACGGGCTGTTGAAGCTGTTCACCAAGAATGTGCTGGAAGCAGAGCTGAACGAGGAAATGACCGAACATCTCGGCCACGAACCGAACCGGGCCGATGCTGAGCGAGACTCGGGCAATATCCGCAACGGAACTCGCACGAAAACCGTCCTCTCTGATGCCGTGGGCGAGGTCGAGATCGCGGTCCCCCGGGATCGGGAAGGGACGTTCGAGCCCCAGATCGTCACGAAGCGGCAGCGGCGCCTCAACTCTGTCGACGAGATCGTGCTGTCGCTGTATGCGAAGGGCATGACCACCGGCGAGATCTCAGCGCATTTTGCCGACATCTACGGGGCGTCGGTGTCCAAAGTCACCATTTCCCGAATCACCGACAAGGTCGTGGCCGAGATGGACGAGTGGTCCCATCGCCCGCTGGACGCGGTGTACTGTGCGATCTTCATCGATGCGATCCACGTCAAGGTCCGCGACGGGCAGGTCGCCAACCGACCCGTCTACGCCGCCATCGGCGTCACCATCGATGGCCGCAAGGACGTGCTCGGGCTATGGATGGGCACCGGTGGCGAGGGCGCGAAGTTCTGGATGAGCGTGCTCATCGATCTGAAAAACCGCGGCGTGCGCGACGTGTTCTTCCTCATCTGCGATGGACTCAAGGGACTGCCCGAAGTCGTGGAAAACGTCTGGCCGCAGACCAAGGTGCACACCTGCATCATCCACCTGATTCGGAACTCGTTCCGGCTGGTCTCGCGCAAGCACTCCGACGCCCTGAAACGCGACCTGAAACTGATCTACACGGCCCCGAACGCCGACGCGGTCGCTGCCGCATTGGAGAAACTCGACGAGAAATGGGGTGACAAACACGCGGCGATGGTGCGACTCTGGCGCAACGCATGGGAAGAGTTCACACCGTTTTTGGACTACGACGTGAACATCAGGACGATGATCTGCTCCACGAACGCGATTGAGTCGCTCAATGCTCGCTACCGCCGAGCAGTACGAGCCCGCGGGCACTTCCCGACCGAGCAGGCCGCCTTGAAGTGCCTGTACCTTGTGACCCGCAGCCTGGACCCGACCGGTACGGGCCGGACCCGCTGGACGATGCGATGGAAACCGGTCGTGAACGCGTTCGCGATCACCTTCAGTGACCGCTGGCCGGCCGCTGAAACCTACTGA
- a CDS encoding GntR family transcriptional regulator: MYLRIRTELEQQIQSGALPLGTRLPTEAELQQRYSVGRATAQRVLTELAQAGLVERHRRRGTFVAEGGRQENLQRMANPTLQGSEIHGRHAVESATVVPVQDTEIALPDVANDTPVNQLRRLKFDVDDNPVAVELIAVPFSVAPRLFDENLEYLTVHDYFARHQIPAAKSRVYIDPIVLDEATATRLLTRPGQAVVRLRRLTWLTDGKLAEAMWHIIRPDLVEFFIEQTTLSTTSS, translated from the coding sequence GTGTACTTACGTATCCGTACCGAACTGGAGCAGCAGATCCAGTCGGGTGCGCTTCCGCTGGGCACTCGACTTCCCACTGAGGCCGAGCTCCAGCAGCGATACTCGGTCGGGCGCGCCACTGCTCAGCGAGTCCTGACAGAGCTGGCCCAGGCCGGACTGGTGGAACGCCACCGGCGGCGCGGCACCTTCGTCGCTGAGGGCGGACGGCAGGAGAATCTGCAGCGCATGGCGAATCCTACCCTGCAAGGTTCGGAAATCCACGGTCGACATGCCGTGGAGTCCGCGACCGTGGTACCTGTCCAGGACACCGAGATCGCACTGCCTGACGTCGCTAACGACACGCCAGTGAACCAACTGCGGCGGCTCAAGTTCGACGTCGACGACAACCCGGTCGCTGTTGAGCTCATCGCAGTACCGTTTTCAGTAGCCCCACGACTTTTCGACGAGAATCTGGAATACCTCACGGTGCACGACTACTTCGCCCGCCACCAGATTCCCGCGGCAAAATCGCGCGTGTACATCGACCCGATCGTTCTCGACGAAGCCACCGCTACCCGGCTGCTCACCCGGCCTGGCCAAGCCGTGGTCCGGTTGCGCCGGTTGACCTGGCTGACCGACGGCAAGCTCGCCGAGGCGATGTGGCACATCATTCGCCCCGACCTGGTCGAGTTCTTCATCGAGCAAACCACACTGTCTACAACATCCTCCTGA
- the solA gene encoding N-methyl-L-tryptophan oxidase, protein MSSTSPTVAVIGTGTVGAMALWQLAKRGVSAVGFDAYAPGHDRGGYGGQTRIFRIAYREGAEYVPLLRRSLAGWRTLESETDSSLFTPTGGLTIAPEGHPDLDMVRNCAADFDLAHEELSPAQSMKRFPHLPIEADEKVFIDHTAGVLRPEKAIIAAATQAESLGATVHRYCPVQAIEAADHGVLLRTARGEHRFDRVVLAPGPWITDLAEFPALQLEVHQITTLWYQQCRPGEFRPERTPVVLRNGPIAYSSFPAVDGDTVKVSLHSLPRPRVPSAEHVTRNPAPELLAAMREAVTRFLPDVYPDPVRIGSYADSFTPDGHPVIGQLPGLPNVTVLTGFSGHGFKMAPVFGEIAADLAVDGTTGHNVTHLGLARYVSPPTLQR, encoded by the coding sequence ATGAGTTCCACCTCGCCCACCGTCGCGGTCATCGGCACCGGCACCGTCGGCGCCATGGCGCTTTGGCAGCTGGCAAAACGCGGCGTCTCTGCAGTCGGATTCGACGCCTATGCCCCCGGGCATGACCGTGGTGGCTACGGCGGCCAGACCCGCATATTCCGGATAGCCTATCGCGAGGGTGCCGAGTACGTGCCGCTGCTGCGCCGCTCACTGGCAGGATGGCGCACGCTGGAGTCGGAGACAGACAGCTCGCTGTTCACACCAACCGGAGGCCTGACCATCGCCCCGGAAGGCCATCCCGACCTGGACATGGTTCGCAACTGCGCAGCCGACTTCGACCTCGCGCATGAGGAACTCTCACCGGCACAGTCGATGAAACGATTCCCGCACCTGCCGATCGAGGCCGACGAAAAAGTCTTCATCGACCACACCGCAGGAGTATTGCGGCCAGAGAAGGCCATCATCGCCGCTGCCACGCAGGCCGAGTCGCTCGGTGCTACTGTACATCGCTACTGTCCGGTGCAGGCAATCGAAGCCGCCGACCACGGGGTCCTTCTACGCACCGCCCGAGGAGAGCACCGCTTCGACCGCGTCGTGCTGGCGCCTGGCCCCTGGATAACGGACCTGGCCGAGTTTCCGGCACTGCAGCTCGAGGTGCACCAGATCACCACGCTGTGGTATCAGCAATGTCGGCCCGGCGAATTCCGACCCGAGCGCACTCCCGTTGTCCTCCGCAACGGCCCTATCGCCTACTCCAGCTTCCCGGCCGTCGACGGTGACACTGTCAAGGTCAGCTTGCACAGCTTGCCGCGCCCCCGCGTCCCTAGCGCCGAGCATGTTACGCGCAATCCCGCGCCGGAGCTGCTTGCCGCCATGCGCGAAGCGGTCACCCGCTTTCTCCCGGACGTCTATCCCGACCCAGTCCGGATCGGTAGTTATGCCGACTCCTTCACCCCAGACGGTCACCCGGTCATTGGACAGCTCCCCGGCCTGCCGAACGTCACCGTGCTGACTGGATTCTCCGGACACGGATTCAAGATGGCCCCCGTCTTTGGGGAGATCGCCGCCGACTTGGCCGTGGACGGCACCACCGGCCACAACGTCACCCACCTGGGCCTGGCCCGCTACGTCTCTCCTCCCACCCTGCAGAGGTGA
- a CDS encoding sodium:solute symporter family protein, whose amino-acid sequence MTDANISLVVITSLLLLSVGAVTVVAVSRRVRDAGDWLVAGRSLPLYVIVFTQFATAVGGGVLVAHVGLAYASGWAYFFYPAFIFVGMMLLTSIARWMREQEFSTVPGILRRLYNEHPAITTLAALACIVVPFGWLATQFVAFASLFAGITGLSTTWLTVIMGAITLVFVLPGGLRSVAWSDFLFGVVMVIMSVTVAGYVLNLAGGWSGITSAVPNNLTALPEGLGAAGTSTVVLWLFSIIPGTLTNQMYYQRIFSIRDIGQARKSLVISGVLVLVSGAYAFIIGMSARAMNPGLADSEMAAGWILTQLPPLLLALYAAFLMATIVSTTGSALQSVVTNAVQDIYVHLFGHREGVGLVHLSRLLSVAVVVLAALLAILFPTALTWLVATYAYSASVLAAPIFIGYFLHKRGGLLRSGTALAGIVGGLIGCAAAHTLDTTIPYAIYGIVSSVVFLLVAHAVFDRRGPTGSAPTQPRAPELDAHSES is encoded by the coding sequence ATGACCGATGCGAACATCTCTCTGGTCGTTATCACCAGCCTGCTCCTCTTGTCCGTTGGTGCCGTCACCGTGGTCGCCGTCAGCCGCCGCGTTCGCGACGCCGGTGACTGGCTCGTAGCCGGCCGGTCGCTTCCCCTCTATGTCATCGTGTTCACCCAGTTCGCCACCGCCGTCGGCGGAGGGGTACTGGTCGCCCACGTCGGCCTGGCCTACGCATCCGGCTGGGCGTACTTCTTCTACCCGGCCTTTATCTTCGTGGGCATGATGCTGCTCACGAGCATCGCCCGTTGGATGCGTGAGCAGGAATTCTCCACTGTGCCGGGAATCCTACGCCGCCTCTACAACGAACATCCAGCCATCACGACCTTGGCCGCACTAGCCTGCATCGTCGTGCCGTTCGGGTGGCTGGCAACCCAGTTCGTCGCCTTCGCTTCCCTGTTCGCCGGTATCACCGGCCTGTCCACCACGTGGCTGACCGTCATCATGGGCGCGATCACACTGGTGTTCGTGCTGCCCGGTGGGCTGCGCTCGGTAGCCTGGAGCGACTTCCTGTTCGGCGTCGTGATGGTGATCATGTCGGTCACCGTCGCCGGCTACGTGCTGAACCTGGCAGGCGGATGGAGCGGCATCACCAGCGCCGTGCCGAACAACCTCACCGCACTCCCCGAAGGTCTCGGCGCGGCAGGTACCTCCACGGTCGTGCTGTGGCTGTTTTCGATCATCCCCGGCACCCTGACCAACCAAATGTACTACCAGCGCATCTTCTCGATCAGAGATATCGGCCAGGCGCGCAAGAGTCTGGTGATCAGTGGCGTTCTGGTCCTTGTCTCTGGCGCCTACGCCTTCATCATCGGCATGTCCGCACGGGCCATGAACCCCGGCCTGGCGGACTCCGAGATGGCCGCAGGCTGGATACTCACCCAGCTGCCCCCTCTCCTGCTGGCCCTGTACGCAGCCTTCCTGATGGCCACCATCGTCTCCACTACCGGCAGCGCGCTGCAGTCGGTCGTGACCAACGCCGTGCAGGACATCTACGTGCATCTGTTCGGCCACCGTGAGGGGGTCGGTTTGGTGCACCTGTCGCGCCTGCTGTCCGTTGCGGTCGTGGTCCTTGCTGCGCTGCTGGCCATTCTCTTCCCGACCGCGCTGACCTGGCTGGTCGCGACTTACGCCTACTCCGCCTCCGTGCTGGCTGCCCCCATCTTCATCGGCTACTTCTTACACAAGCGGGGTGGCCTCCTGCGGTCCGGTACCGCGCTGGCCGGGATCGTCGGCGGCCTCATCGGCTGCGCCGCCGCACACACCCTCGATACGACCATCCCGTACGCGATCTACGGCATCGTGAGCAGCGTCGTCTTCCTCCTGGTCGCTCACGCCGTTTTTGACCGCCGAGGTCCCACCGGCTCTGCGCCGACACAGCCGAGGGCGCCTGAACTCGACGCACACTCTGAGAGCTGA
- a CDS encoding NAD(P)/FAD-dependent oxidoreductase: MHVIVIGAGIVGVSIAAGLAESGTRVTVLEQGHSGEGTTSTSYAWFNANGKEPPSYFALNAAGVQAHHELARDGAPWFFPGGHLEIAADEAHQRHLESRIARLRKHGYPVEEFDSERALQLVPDLRLPEDPRKVAFFPKEGHIFPLAYLDTMLNRARAAGAEIHTQAHVVAIEPSGAGAAVRTADGRSFEADTVVTAAGRWTEEIAALAGAHVPLAHFSEPGDATVGYLATTNPVSSSLDRVVTTPRLNVRPDSNGRLLLQALDLDAAADPNHTPPPDSALAEEYLRRLREALHGTEGAQVERLVVGQRVMPADGLTIAGPSVEQPWLYVVATHSGVTLAPLLGRAVTREVLGGHEPLLDDFRLSRFREGATLTAPPAPCRPGEQ, translated from the coding sequence ATGCACGTCATCGTCATCGGAGCGGGCATCGTCGGGGTGTCGATCGCGGCCGGCCTCGCCGAGAGTGGAACCAGAGTCACCGTCCTGGAACAAGGCCACAGTGGAGAGGGCACCACGTCGACGTCGTACGCCTGGTTCAACGCCAACGGCAAGGAACCACCCTCCTACTTCGCGCTCAACGCCGCCGGGGTCCAGGCCCATCACGAATTGGCCCGCGACGGTGCACCTTGGTTCTTCCCCGGTGGGCACCTTGAGATCGCCGCCGACGAGGCACACCAGCGCCACCTCGAAAGCCGAATCGCGCGGCTCCGAAAGCATGGCTATCCAGTCGAAGAGTTCGACTCGGAACGAGCCCTGCAGCTCGTGCCAGACCTGCGACTTCCGGAAGATCCGCGCAAGGTGGCGTTCTTCCCTAAAGAGGGCCACATCTTCCCACTAGCCTATCTGGACACGATGCTCAACCGGGCCCGTGCGGCAGGAGCAGAGATCCACACTCAGGCCCATGTCGTGGCGATCGAACCCAGCGGCGCCGGCGCCGCAGTCCGTACAGCCGACGGCCGCTCCTTCGAGGCCGACACCGTGGTCACCGCAGCCGGACGCTGGACCGAAGAAATCGCCGCATTGGCCGGCGCACACGTTCCGTTGGCCCACTTCAGCGAGCCGGGCGATGCCACGGTCGGCTATCTAGCCACGACCAACCCCGTGTCCTCATCACTCGACAGAGTCGTGACCACACCACGGCTGAACGTGCGCCCGGATAGCAACGGACGACTGCTGCTGCAGGCACTGGACCTGGACGCAGCAGCCGATCCCAACCACACCCCACCCCCGGATTCCGCACTCGCCGAGGAATATCTACGGCGGCTCCGCGAGGCACTCCACGGCACCGAAGGCGCACAGGTGGAGCGTCTCGTCGTGGGACAACGCGTCATGCCAGCGGATGGCCTAACCATCGCTGGACCGAGCGTGGAACAGCCGTGGTTGTATGTGGTCGCCACCCATAGCGGCGTCACACTCGCCCCATTGCTGGGACGAGCAGTGACCCGGGAAGTGCTGGGCGGCCACGAGCCACTGCTCGACGACTTCCGCCTGAGCCGGTTCCGTGAAGGTGCGACGCTCACCGCACCGCCAGCCCCGTGCCGTCCCGGAGAACAGTAG
- a CDS encoding SAM-dependent methyltransferase produces the protein MSNESAMSLQPPDDGVGEISDAQPNSARMYDYLLGGAANFAVDRDAIADMQAIFPPAPHYARSNRGFLTRVVRYLCQHGIDQFLDLGSGVPTVGNVHEIAHQHTEQARIAYVDHDPVAVRHARRLLDPTESRVTVTEADLRDPDTVLAAPGVAGLLDFSRPVAVLAVGVLPFVPGNEARSLMTRYRDHLVPGSYAAVSHLAQLSMSDEQLAAGLDVMRRTPTPEQARTVDEVRDILHGYHLLEPGIVPVPEWHPDTTPTQEESQRSNCVGGLGIQR, from the coding sequence ATGAGTAACGAGTCGGCGATGAGCCTGCAGCCCCCCGACGACGGGGTCGGTGAGATATCCGATGCTCAGCCGAATTCGGCACGCATGTACGACTACCTGCTCGGCGGGGCGGCGAACTTCGCCGTGGACCGGGACGCCATCGCCGACATGCAGGCCATATTTCCCCCCGCCCCCCACTACGCGCGCTCCAACCGCGGGTTTTTGACCCGCGTGGTGCGCTACCTGTGCCAGCACGGCATCGACCAGTTCCTCGACCTCGGCTCCGGGGTGCCCACGGTCGGCAACGTGCACGAGATCGCCCATCAGCACACCGAGCAGGCACGCATCGCCTACGTGGATCACGATCCAGTGGCCGTGCGCCACGCCCGCCGCCTCCTCGACCCCACCGAGTCCCGTGTCACCGTCACCGAGGCCGACCTGCGCGATCCCGACACGGTGCTGGCCGCGCCCGGAGTGGCCGGACTGCTGGACTTCTCCCGCCCCGTGGCGGTGCTGGCGGTGGGCGTGCTGCCGTTCGTGCCCGGAAACGAAGCCCGCAGCCTGATGACCCGCTACCGCGACCACCTGGTGCCGGGCAGCTACGCCGCGGTCAGCCACCTGGCACAGCTGAGCATGAGCGACGAGCAGCTCGCGGCGGGGCTGGACGTCATGCGCCGCACCCCCACCCCGGAACAAGCACGGACCGTCGACGAAGTCCGCGACATACTGCACGGCTACCACCTGCTGGAACCGGGAATCGTGCCGGTTCCCGAATGGCACCCCGACACTACCCCCACCCAGGAGGAAAGCCAACGCAGCAACTGCGTAGGCGGACTGGGCATACAACGGTAG
- a CDS encoding sodium/glutamate symporter: MFPTGTVHDDTVTTLLFSVAVLGALLFAGVLLRLGLRFLRRLFLPAALIGGVLGAVLGPYGLELFPQSMVNTWATFPGILISVVFAPMLIGTRLPRAQETYRLVMPQLLFGYMGDLLLIGIPLLIGGALLTPLLGANTMFGTIIEVSWPGGHGTAGGMGPVYSDLGWNSGGDLVLASATFALVFGIVVGMVLINWGARRGHLTQFNHGCSTGQQPDIIPGANRDSSGSVTLSKDLVDNLAFHSALVALAVLIGWVLQYLMEFLVPGMPLFPLAMIGGAVVQVVISRTRLGAAVDLRTLRTLQGWALDVLVVAAVASIAVPIIVENAVPLTILLAASALVTVGFFAWAGPRLFRTDWFEQAIVNFGTLAAVASVGLMLLRSVDPELNTVASRAYALRAPFFSPVLGGGLITALLPTLAATYGPATVGGIALAGVFLLYLLARVLRMWTTPRLAPQPT, translated from the coding sequence ATGTTTCCCACCGGAACGGTCCACGACGACACGGTCACCACGCTTCTGTTTTCCGTGGCCGTGCTCGGAGCTCTCCTGTTCGCCGGCGTACTCCTGCGCCTCGGCCTGAGATTTCTGCGGCGCCTGTTCCTGCCCGCCGCGCTGATCGGAGGCGTGCTCGGCGCCGTTCTGGGCCCCTACGGGCTGGAATTGTTTCCCCAGAGCATGGTCAACACGTGGGCCACTTTCCCCGGCATCCTCATCTCGGTGGTCTTCGCCCCCATGCTCATCGGGACGCGGCTGCCGCGCGCTCAGGAAACCTACCGGCTCGTCATGCCGCAACTGCTGTTCGGCTACATGGGCGACCTGCTGCTGATCGGTATCCCCCTGCTGATCGGTGGAGCGCTACTCACGCCGCTTCTGGGTGCCAACACCATGTTCGGCACGATCATCGAAGTGAGCTGGCCCGGCGGCCACGGCACCGCAGGCGGCATGGGCCCGGTCTACAGCGACCTCGGCTGGAACAGCGGCGGCGACCTGGTACTGGCCTCGGCCACGTTCGCGCTGGTGTTCGGGATTGTCGTGGGAATGGTGCTGATCAACTGGGGCGCACGCCGCGGGCACCTCACCCAGTTCAACCACGGTTGCTCCACCGGGCAGCAGCCCGACATTATTCCCGGCGCTAACCGGGACAGTTCGGGAAGCGTGACGCTTAGCAAGGACCTCGTCGACAACCTCGCCTTCCACAGTGCGCTCGTCGCGCTGGCCGTGCTCATCGGCTGGGTCCTGCAATACCTGATGGAGTTCCTCGTCCCCGGGATGCCGCTCTTCCCACTGGCCATGATCGGCGGAGCAGTCGTACAAGTCGTGATCTCGCGGACACGGCTCGGCGCTGCGGTCGACCTGCGCACCCTGCGGACGCTCCAGGGCTGGGCGCTGGACGTGCTGGTGGTCGCGGCCGTGGCTTCCATCGCCGTTCCGATCATCGTCGAAAACGCCGTCCCGTTGACGATTCTGCTGGCGGCCTCGGCGCTGGTGACGGTAGGGTTCTTCGCCTGGGCAGGCCCGCGACTCTTCCGCACCGACTGGTTCGAGCAGGCCATCGTCAACTTCGGCACCTTAGCCGCGGTGGCGTCTGTGGGACTGATGCTGCTGCGCTCGGTAGACCCGGAACTGAACACGGTGGCCAGCCGAGCCTACGCCCTGCGGGCGCCATTCTTCAGCCCCGTTCTGGGCGGCGGGCTGATCACTGCCCTGCTGCCGACACTGGCCGCCACCTACGGTCCCGCCACCGTCGGCGGGATCGCCCTGGCAGGTGTGTTCCTGCTCTACCTCCTGGCCAGAGTGCTGCGCATGTGGACCACGCCCCGTTTAGCACCTCAACCGACATAA
- a CDS encoding NAD(P)/FAD-dependent oxidoreductase: protein MVIVGGGIYGCATAWHLARQGADVHLLEAATIASGASGGFGKRGVRANQRDLRELPLMRTAYDLWPRLADDIGACTGYERTGGIHLIERATTGTEGEIGAAETHARVQRDLGIPTEVLDPEQVRDLEPDVCHDVQAGLYSPLDGIADHTATTRGLAQAARRHGATVREDTTVVDLRRDGDRITAVVTDKGETVDVGHTLLLLNNTGAAALVRLLGTELPMWRVFPQALLLRPHGDAASPRHLLGHDHRRLALKRLPDGTVMLSGGWRGRWNAEHERGELIQENVDGNRHTAADVFPPLGNARLESGDASRAESCSVDEIPVIDTVPATSNVLVGAGWSGHGFAIAPAVADLLAQWVITGERPDPLRPFSYMRF, encoded by the coding sequence GTGGTCATCGTCGGCGGCGGCATCTACGGGTGCGCGACCGCCTGGCATTTAGCACGGCAGGGCGCCGACGTGCACCTTCTCGAAGCCGCCACGATCGCCAGCGGCGCCTCGGGTGGGTTCGGCAAGCGCGGCGTGCGCGCTAACCAGCGTGACCTGCGCGAACTACCGCTGATGCGAACCGCCTACGACCTGTGGCCGCGACTGGCCGACGATATCGGCGCCTGCACGGGTTACGAACGCACCGGTGGGATCCACCTCATCGAGCGAGCAACCACCGGCACCGAAGGGGAAATCGGTGCGGCCGAGACGCATGCCCGCGTTCAGCGCGACCTCGGCATCCCCACCGAGGTGCTCGACCCCGAGCAGGTGCGCGACCTGGAACCGGACGTCTGCCACGACGTGCAAGCGGGCCTGTACTCTCCCCTGGATGGGATCGCCGATCATACGGCGACTACCCGAGGGCTGGCCCAAGCCGCCCGCCGTCATGGAGCCACCGTTCGTGAAGACACCACAGTTGTGGACCTGCGACGCGATGGCGACCGGATCACTGCGGTTGTCACCGACAAGGGCGAAACCGTCGACGTCGGACACACCCTGCTGCTACTCAACAATACTGGCGCCGCTGCCCTCGTCCGTCTACTGGGCACCGAGCTGCCCATGTGGCGTGTGTTTCCCCAGGCGTTGCTCCTGCGCCCCCACGGTGACGCCGCCTCGCCTCGCCACCTGCTCGGCCACGACCACCGCCGGCTGGCGCTCAAACGGCTCCCGGACGGCACCGTCATGCTCAGCGGCGGCTGGCGCGGCCGGTGGAACGCCGAGCACGAACGCGGCGAGCTGATCCAGGAGAACGTGGACGGCAACCGGCACACCGCCGCCGACGTGTTCCCACCGTTGGGCAACGCGCGGCTGGAATCCGGCGATGCGAGCCGCGCGGAATCGTGCAGCGTCGACGAGATACCCGTCATCGACACCGTGCCAGCTACGAGCAACGTCCTCGTCGGCGCTGGCTGGTCCGGCCACGGCTTCGCCATCGCCCCCGCCGTAGCCGACCTGCTCGCCCAGTGGGTGATCACCGGAGAGCGGCCCGACCCGCTCCGCCCGTTCTCCTACATGCGTTTCTAA
- a CDS encoding MurR/RpiR family transcriptional regulator has translation MNTSSTEGGFRGKVAEAAEQLSPRERDIIDFLLNNPGDAVTASAAELAHMTGVSDATVIRAARTLGYSGLRELKQDLLKMITLRRDPALVLDQRLEQITDGSVLQHVVHDSGELVAGIPRLLDEATWRTAVDVLDAAGRVWCYGIGPAALTGQHLALELTRIGKSTTTVSSTGFRLADDLLGLDKRDAVVIFAPLRMFHEMEVVLSHTEQIGAPVVVVTEALTSLLRGRVQALLTTPPSTNGAAGENFAGLVVAHALTLELAAKDRSGSVTARQRLNQLRQQIAGYDIDTPVVDNRQQ, from the coding sequence ATGAATACTTCTTCTACTGAGGGCGGCTTCCGCGGCAAGGTCGCCGAAGCCGCCGAACAACTCTCCCCACGGGAACGCGACATCATCGATTTCCTGCTCAACAATCCAGGCGACGCGGTCACGGCCTCAGCCGCCGAACTGGCCCACATGACCGGAGTCAGCGACGCCACCGTGATCCGCGCCGCCCGCACGCTGGGCTACAGCGGGCTGAGGGAGCTGAAACAGGATCTCCTGAAGATGATCACACTGCGCCGTGACCCCGCCCTCGTGCTGGACCAGCGCCTGGAGCAGATCACCGACGGCAGCGTGCTCCAGCACGTGGTCCACGACAGCGGCGAACTCGTCGCCGGAATACCCAGGCTGCTCGACGAGGCCACCTGGCGCACCGCTGTGGACGTGCTGGATGCCGCCGGCCGCGTCTGGTGCTACGGGATCGGCCCGGCGGCACTGACCGGGCAGCACCTCGCACTGGAACTCACCCGCATCGGCAAGAGCACCACCACCGTGAGCTCCACCGGATTCCGGCTCGCCGACGACCTACTTGGTCTGGACAAACGCGATGCGGTAGTGATCTTCGCGCCGCTACGCATGTTCCACGAGATGGAGGTAGTTCTGAGCCACACTGAACAGATCGGTGCCCCCGTGGTGGTGGTGACCGAAGCGCTAACCTCGCTGCTGCGCGGCCGGGTGCAGGCGCTGCTGACCACACCCCCCTCCACCAACGGCGCCGCCGGCGAGAACTTCGCCGGACTCGTCGTCGCCCACGCGCTCACCCTCGAACTCGCAGCCAAAGACCGCAGCGGGTCCGTCACCGCCCGACAACGCCTCAACCAACTACGCCAGCAGATCGCCGGCTACGACATCGACACCCCCGTAGTCGACAACAGGCAGCAGTGA